Below is a window of Camelina sativa cultivar DH55 chromosome 11, Cs, whole genome shotgun sequence DNA.
GCAAGCAGTCATTAAACCTTTGAAAAATTAAAGGCTCACTATCAATGCATGATGAAGTTTTAATATATCACTGGTACATGCAAAGATTTATGGCTTCAATCAAAACTACATATgtacacaaaaatatacatattcatAACATAGTTTTAGGTTATAAAGACATCTAAGATAAACTTCAATGCTTTAGGCCTTGAATGGCACCTGATTTTGGCGCAGTTTTTGGCTTTAGATTCTATAAAATCTATTAAGCCATTCATAATTATGAGAAAAATAGATTTCCTAGAATTTAGAAAaaccagattttggaggattttagcaatttgttcataaaatctaaaaaccacatTTTATGGGTTTTTCagcgtgatttttttttctttttctaatatataattattctaattttcttaaattctaaaacaaactaaaaccttttttttttgtgccacgaccaattattttattatttttaaaataattattatacataaaaactaaaaattaatgaagtcactattcaaaattttgcaaaaactataaaatctacatcaaaaatcaaaaaccaaaaaaatcaaaaaccaaaatctaaaaaccagttaaaaaccagcaaccATTCATGGCCTTAATTAGATATCCATATTCTTGGGCTGTGGATTGTTGCTAAGATATGCACACGATTTAGCCAAATAGCCACTCTTTTATTGCAATTTTGTTtattctaatttacaaaaaacGTTAGtcgtattttaattaatttcatggATAGTGTGTTCACCTCCCCTACTTTTAAGTTTTGAAGTCAACTGTTGGCTTTACAATTTGTTTTAGCAATGGGTCTCATAATTTAGGTTGTTTACAATTATATATGCTCCTCGTTTAAtagtatcaaaattttattttgttatcatAATTTAGcaaatttttatcttttgtttaataGCGATTCCACCAAACTTTCAACGTCTCGTGCTATATAATagtaatcaaccaaaaaaaataaaaaattcgcCATCTGTTAATCATTGAAATACAATGATGCATCTCTCCGTACGCAAATGccataaatctttttttttttttttttttttNTGATAATATTGTTTGACTAAATGATCGTTACTAATAGTCATTGATTATTGCAAGTgatgaagcaaaaaaaatcttagctgGTTTCACTCTGTCTCTATCTGACTATCTATTTTAAGTATAATATCCTTTTCTCGTATACTATATAGTTCAAATGTGTATGtacatacatttatatatatagctcaaAGGTGTATAAATAATCGCAAGACATTGTTAACTGTTGAGCCACTTAGATTCTCTTCTGACTTCTCACTTTGTGATAAAGATAAACATGAGCAAGAAAAAGGAGACGAAGCTACGCAAGTACATGAAGGTTCCCATAAACATGCTGGTGAAAGCTAGGGACTTGTACGTACGAGGCATGAATCAGTTGTCTTCCCATGATGATCTTCTTGGCAGCGGCATGGGTTTTGGGATGCCGGTCTGCCACGTAAGTGCTCTTCCGCGAAGTTTCAGCGCTAGCCACTCACAATACTCCGCGAGAGCCGAAGATAATCGTGTGGCTCAGCTTGTAAGAGCTGCATCAGCTAGAAATATGAATCTTGATACATGGCAGGGACCAGGACCACCGAAATTGCGAAAGGCTAAGAGTTCGAGAACCTCTGTTGGTAATCACAATCATGAGATTGAGACAATTGATGAGACAAGTCCTTTGGTTAGTTTTGGGAGTAAACACAAGAAGCTTCCAAGGAGTAAGAGTTATGGTGTTGCCAAATATACTTATGCTCTCcagtaatttgttttttttatgtatcatGGGTTACGTCCGGATTTCGATTTACAATCTTTGGTTGTATATCATATATGTGTGATTAACGAATCGAGAGCTTGGGTCTCTTATGTAAACAAGAATCAACCAAATGTAAAATACTTGTCATCATGATTCATGCATGggtgttgtaaaaaaaaaaagtgaaaaggaAATTGTTAATGTTTTAATCCAAGTCTTCTCACTTATAGTTggcataataataaaaaaatgtaatactATATTCATATGATTGTGATATTATAACCAATATCTAGAATCTAGATATGTACATCACCAAATCAATAATTATGAAGGAGCATGGATGTGATGGTTCATAACTGTAAGTATATTATAAAGTCaacataataagaaaaaaaattaccaagGATCATTAGGATAATCGAACGGTAGAGGTTGAAGGGGAGAAGTCTTACTCAAATCAGAATGAACGTAACCATAGACGCGCATCACCTGATTATCAGCAAAATTAAGGGCTCTGATCATCTCATTCCAACACGTGTCACCATGATAAATCGGATTATGGTCTCCACTACAAGGTTGACATCCCGTGAAATGCGTTACAAACGCGCGTCTGCGACTATCTCTTCCACCAAACTCGCCTTTCAAAAACCGCTCCTCTCTAAACGCACCGTACCGCTCGCTCACTTTCTCAGCGTGACGTCTACGCAACGTGTCGTCTTGTCGTTCCATCTCAAGATACCGTTCCGTCACGTTAGCGAAACCTCCGACTACACCAATCCAGTACCCTTGGAAATAATACTCTGCTTCGAGGTATATCTTAGGATAATACAACTCTTTGTGTTTATACAGCAAATAAATCAGAGCCGTCTGATCATCTGACTCGGGAAACAACTTATCTTTGAAAATAGACCGTTGGATCGGACCCCACTTTTTGTAATCCGGACTCACCGGCCCCATACTCTTCCACGTGTCAATGAACTCCATTGACCATTGACAATTTCTGATTAAGAAAACGCCGGCGTTTAACGCCGTCCAACTCTGTGTATCGTAGATTATATTAGGCCAGCCGTGAACGACGAGGTTATGATGACGGTAACGGTGAAGCGGCGGTTTGAATTCCATGTCAGTGAAAATAGCGTCGGAATCAACCCACCAAATCCACTCCGCCTCCGGGTGAACTAGCATCGCCGCTTTAACCACCGGAAGTTTCGCCCAGTACGAATTCATCTTCTGATGAAGCAAAGCATTGCTGTAAAAGATGTCGTGGCCGTGGATCCGAGCGTAATCGACTTTGTTTTTGAAGCACCGGAGAAGCAAATGGTCTCCGATTGGGTTTTTACACGGCGAGGATTGCGAACCGGTTACCATAACGATCCGGTTTTCTAAACCGGGTTTGAACGACGGGTGTGATTCAATCCATTGGTACCGTTTCTCGTCCCAGTTTGTGATTGATCTCTCGATCGAGTAGCTTAGATCCGGATCGTCGTAAAAACCGGGCTCCGGCGGGTCGAATTGCATGTCTAAACCGGAACATTTTTTAACCGGTTCTTTGTCGTGAAGTAAACCGGTGATCGCGAAATTGGAGGATgctgaaaaaaataagaagtaaGACCAGATGAGAGTAAGAGACGTGAAAGCTCCGGCGAAGAAGATAACACTGTTCTTTGTACCACTGTATTTTCCCATTGAAGGTAATGAAgggaacaaattaaaaaaaaaaaaaaaaaattgaaaagatgagaaattaTCTTTTTCTGATTAAGGGTTTATTAGGATAAATATGAGGTGATTTAGTCAAACTTTATGTATGGTAAGAAATTTGTAATTAGAATAACTCTTAACACATATATGGAAAGTATTAGACTTTGAAGTAAGGTTATGCAATGGAAAGGACTGGATCATTATTTTTATAGAATCAAATCCTGAAATTTTAGTTTCTGAGATTTATTAGCATACTAAGttattttctcataattatgatattaattgctttaataatatgtatatatatatatatacatacatataataattttagaattatGAATAACGTTTGATATATACCATATAATTATTTGCGATACTAATttgaagaaaattacaaaaaagagtgtttagaagaaaaattagaaaacaaaaaacagagcataacTGAGAAGAGATAGATCAATACAGTAATGGTTGATTCATCAAACAGTAATAATAAACGATGTCAAAAGCTCACATGTTATGGGGACGGTAAGCACGACATTACACCACTCGACCTTACCATAAATCTCATGTTCATTGCACGCGTTTCGAGGGCAATATCAGCACACCAAATCATCTTCTCTTCAAGCACCTCTTTCTCCCACAAAACTGCAATATTCCCACCGTAATTCTCTAATTTAACGTGACTATTGTAACAATCTTTTAGTAATTTAGTCAGTTCCTCCAAACCCTTTAAATCTTTCCAAGATCCTTTATCAATATCGTACCATTGGAGCCGTTTTATTAGTCATCTATAACTGAACCATATGTTATCTATGACCCAATAATCAAGATTGCTAGCCCAACTCAAACCCTTCTCCTTTAATCCTATTTCATCCCATCTGTTTTCCTTGGTCTTGTAAACCGCATTACTCCTAACCCCAAAGAGGTAAAGCTTTCCATCAATGGCTAAGCTATTGTATATTAGATTATTCTCTTGTACAAAATTTGCACTAGGGCTTGGCATATGCTCCCATATTTGGGTTTTGGTATTGAAACACTCTATCCAATCTGAGGACTGACAATCTTTAACGCCTCCTGCTATGTATATTTTCCTATCAAGAACACGCGCATTAGGGTACCATCGAACCACCCGCATGCTTGGAGCCTTGTGCCAAGTGTGATTCCGACAGTCCATGAACATGACCCTAGACGGATCATAATTGCCAAGTTGGTAGATATTACAACCAACTGCGGTTAGATCCCCACCCCACCGACTAATATAAGGAGAATTAAGTGTTGGGACTGAAACCAAAAGATTCTTGTCACtcactttttctctttcattgtTAGGAATTGATATGGTCTTAAGAGTGGCGTGAACCATCTAGGAGTAGGGTTAGGAGGAGTGATTTGAGTCGGTCTCTGGCAGAGAGTGAACCAACATGCTCTGTTTTCGTCATGAGGGAACCGTAAACACACATAGAGACAATTCTCGGTGCAGCCTAAGAGAATTCGGGTTTCGTAAAGCTCAAGCGAAGTAAGGAGAGAGCGGAATCTCTTGGAAACTAAGGAAAGAGAAGGATAATACAATCTCGAGACACGGGTTAAGCAGTTTAAAAGCATGTCATCACGAAGCATTAGAAAGGTCATCGTATTTGCAACCGTTGGCTTTGCTCTGTTCATGGCTGTGGCAGCCAACATTAACTAAAACGTAGATCCAAAATCCAGAACATCtagtattttatattgtatGCATATATTTCCTAAATCTAGTTGAACTCTATCACATCCAATTcctttatataattttttttatgggaCTGGatattgttaaattatattagttttgataatatctaatataaaaaatacacttgttttaaaaatccccgcctagcaccgattacaCCTCGCAAAATCGCTAGATCCACCATCTCTGCCTCAATTAATGACTAATCTCtgcctagcatcgattatctaGTTATGTccgtctaatttgattataacgtGTCTAATCCGATTACTTTCCGCTTAATttgtatataccgattatttttggagcctaatataaatcaaatatatatttttgttatttagacatttaaattaagagtttatgatgttttacaataactaatatacaaaattttaatgaaaatcattaaattttcttttaaaattatgtttttatgtgcttattgtaattttaaagagaaactatagttttatattttatttgatatttgtttttagcataaacataattattcatatatttaatactatatatttgtattttattattaatttaataaaataaccttaAAACTAGTCCCTgattaatctccgattttctcgctaggcgctagaCCTACAccgaccgcccgactagcgtctagcgatttctaaaacaggaaAAAATACTCAGAGcaattatgtaaaattatatttaaaatactcACATGAGTTATCTAATTAGAAGGGAGAAACCAGAgcaaaatttgagaaaataacaaaacagagTACTTAATAGAGAGTTAAacagagcagagagagagggagagatgcAATCATGTTTGAAACTTATTTCACGTGAAGCAAACGTCTGCATTAAGCAGTACGtacaaaaacatatttaactAAGAAACTACTTGTactatattgaaaataaaatgataagaCGTACACCATTGTTTGGTTGATCCATCAAAATCAAACCGTAACAACAAATGAATTTAAAAGATCACATGATATGGGGACTGTAAGCACAACATCACACCACTCAACCTTGCCATAAATCTCATGTTTATTTCGCTTTTCGAGCGCAATCTCAACACACCAAATCATCTTCTCTTTACGCACGTTCTTCTCCCACCAAACCGCAATCTTTCCACCATAATTCAACAATCTAACTTTATAATAAGGTATAGGCAATTTAGGCAGTTTTCTCAAACCCTTTATATCTCTTAAACATTTTCCCTCCATATCGTACCACCGAAGCTTTCTCGACCATCCATAACCGTACAAGACGTTATCTATCACGCAAGAAGGACGAAGAGCCCAACCACCCCAAGGTACATCTTGCAATCCTAGTCTATCCCATCTATTTTCCTTGGGCTTGTAAACCACAAAACGACTTAAATCCGCATATATGTAAAGTTTCCCATCAAGGGCTAAGCTCTTGAATAGATAATTCATCTTGCATATATCCGCTCCAGGGCTTGGCACATGCTCCCATATATGGGTTTTGGGATCGAAACACTCAATCCAATCCGAAGATTTGCAACATCTGGTGCCTCCAACTACATATATTTTCCCATCAAGAACAGTCACCTTAGGGTTCAACCGTGCCACCCGCATACTCGAAGAAGACTCGTGCCAAGTGTGAGACCGACAGTCCATGAACATGACTTTTGAGGAGGAATCGCTAACTAGGTAGAAATTACAACTGACTGCGGCTAGACCGTTATCCAGACAAGGAGAATTACGAGATTGGACTAAAACCAAACGATTTTGGTgacttgacttttttttatccTTGTTCGTAAGGAACGGTCCAAAGCATGGAGCGAACCATCTAGTAGGCTTAAGATTAGTGGTGACTTGAATTGGTCTACGGGAGAGAGTGAACCAACGTGGCTGGATTTCATGAGAAAAGGGTAAACCCACATAGAGACAACTCTCGGTGAAACCTAAGAGAGTTCGGGTTTCGTAAAGCTCAAGGGAAGCAAGGAGAGAGCGGAATCTCTTGCAAACTAGGGAAAGAGTTGGGTAATACAATCTTGAGACGCGGGCTAAGCagttaaaaagcaaatcatTAGGAAGCATCAGAAAAAGTAACGTTTCTGTAACTGTAACCGTAACCGGTGGCTTCTCTTTGTCCATGGCTCTGGAAGCCAAACGCTGAGACAAAAGAGCCTTAAAAAGACATTGGAGAAAATATTCCCTAAATCATGATCCCTAAATATTCCCTATACATTGGTCTTATCTTCTATTCTAGATTTAcatgtcatttttttgtttaatttctattttacgtttcattattttctcaatttctgAGATATATACAATATTCAGTTTTAACAATACTAATAATTAGTTCTTCgttggaaaaagaagaagaaaagcttcaAACATTGACTTTAACAcaattcaacttaaaaaaaaaaaaaaagttagggttGATTATATACACATAGCTCAGGTCAAACTGTTTTTgctgtttttaatatttttgatttttttttgaagtacaGGTAGGTTTGTGACTGTACAGACGAGTGTTGTAAACAGTAAACAGTAATAATTTGTTACCGTTGTGTgatacataattataaataaataaataaacaaaagaaaagcatacctcttaattaaataaatatccTTTTAATAATGTTTAATGTGACCGTTGTGATTATAAGCAATCGTGAACAATCCTTTGCTTCTCGATCCGTCTAGACATTATTTGAAGTAGGCCGATCATCTCTCTCGCTTACCTCTTCAATCAATGTATTTTCGATCGTATCTCTGTTTTTCTCCCTTTAAACCCTAGATTCGAATTaatgctctgttttgattgattttgtacCACCTTTTTACagtaattagggtttttatagATATACGGAAGGAAGCATTCGATCACATTATTACTGAAgatattaggtttttttttttttttttttgcattcatCGCACAAactctcaaagaagaagaaagatctgaGAGGTCGAATGattcaagagaagaagaacaacctCTCTTAGATCGTTTGATCTGATCCGAaacgaacaagaagaagaagaagaagatgaaaacgcAGATGTTCTCTTCCGTACTTGTTTGGCAACAAAGAATCACTCTCGTATCCTCCTcctctatctatctctctctattttgttttaattatggATTTACTTGATGATGTGGTTTcggattttgattttgtggttttgatCTCATCAAATTATTAACACATGTGAGGAACTTACTTGAACGCAAGAAACTGAgtaatttagaaaagaaaaagagaaggtaAATTTAGCCTGATCAGTATTATTAGATCGCACATACATTTACCAATCTCGATAGGAGTGATTGTAGGATGCTGCAAACAAGATTGGAATCATCTTTAAAAGTTACTCTTTCTTCCTTTGGCAACCTTAACGGTTCCCAACTTTTTTTGAACATTCTTTTTCATGAAATCTACTTTCTTTGTCTTGTAATCAAGATTTTAGAATCagatagactatatatatatatatatatatatatatatatatgtctcatcATTTTgttaacaaaggaaaaaaaatataacatttgatTACACATAGACTTTACATAATCCCAACTTTTATATAATGAAGAGCTACAAACAAGATCCACAACATCAAAGATTCCAATCTAATCGTCCTTCACCTTTTTTATTAGCATCCTTCAATATCTCTCCACTTAAGATACACAAGCCCAGCTCTATAGTGAGTGAACGCACCAGCAACCACCAGAACATGAAACAACTGATGGCTATGTCCAGCTATATCGAATTTCCCCGGCATCCATCTCTCTGGAATCCTAGTTGCATAAACCAAAGCTCCTAACCCGTAAAGCAAACCCATCAAAATCTCATAACCAGTCGTGTGAAGCGCTTCAGGTTGGTCCCAAAAGATGATCAGCTTATGCAGAATCGGAGCTGCACCAGAGAATCCCATTCCAAAAAACAGAGAAGCCCTCACGACTCGAAACTCGGGGCTTTGGAAAACAGGCAGNNNNNNNNNNNNNNNNNNNNNNNNNNNNNNNNNNNNNNNNNNNNNNNNNNNNNNNNNNNNNNNNNNNNNNNNNNNNNNNNNNNNNNNNNNNNNNNNNNNNNNNNNNNNNNNNNNNNNNNNNNNNNNNNNNNNNNNNNNNNNNNNNNNNNNNNNNNNNNNNNNNNNNNNNNNNNNNNNNNNNNNNNNNNNNNNNNNNNNNNNNNNNNNNNNNNNNNNNNNNNNNNNNNNNNNNNNNNNNNNNNNNNNNNNNNNNNNNNNNNNNNNNNNNNNNNNNNNNNNNNNNNNNNNNNNNNNNNNNNNNNNNNNNNNNNNNNNNNNNNNNNNNNNNNNNNNNNNNNNNNNNNNNNNNNNNNNNNNNNNNNNNNNNNNNNNNNNNNNNNNNNNNNNNNNNNNNNNNNNNNNNNNNNNNNNNNNNNNNNNNNNNNNNNNNNNNNNNNNNNNNNNNNNNNNNNNNNNNNNNNNNNNNNNNNNNNNNNNNNNNNNNNNNNNNNNNNNNNNNNNNNNNNNNNNNNNNNNNNNNNNNNNNNNNNNNNNNNNNNNNNNNNNNNNNNNNNNNNNNNNNNNNNNNNNNNNNNNNNNNNNNNNNNNNNNNNNNNNNNNNNNNNNNNNNNNNNNNNNNNNNNNNNNNNNNNNNNNNNNNNNNNNNNNNNNNNNNNNNNNNNNNNNNNNNNNNNNNNNNNNNNNNNNNNNNNNNNNNNNNNNNNNNNNNNNNNNNNNNNNNNNNNNNNNNNNNNNNNNNNNNNNNNNNNNNNNNNNNNNNNNNNNNNNNNNNNNNNNNNNNNNNNNNNNNNNNNNNNNNNNNNNNNNNNNNNNNNNNNNNNNNNNNNNNNNNNNNNNNNNNNNNNNNNNNNNNNNNNNNNNNNNNNNNNNNNNNNNNNNNNNNNNNNNNNNNNNNNNNNNNNNNNNNNNNNNNNNNNNNNNNNNNNNNNNNNNNNNNNNNNNNNNNNNNNNNNNNNNNNNNNNNNNNNNNNNNNNNNNNNNNNNNNNNNNNNNNNNNNNNNNNNNNNNNNNNNNNNNNNNNNNNNNNNNNNNNNNNNNNNNNNNNNNNNNNNNNNNNNNNNNNNNNNNNNNNNNNNNNNNNNNNNNNNNNNNNNNNNNNNNNNNNNNNNNNNNNNNNNNNNNNNNNNNNNNNNNNNNNNNNNNNNNNNNNNNNNNNNNNNNNNNNNNNNNNNNNNNNNNNNNNNNNNNNNNNNNNNNNNNNNNNNNNNNNNNNNNNNNNNNNNNNNNNNNNNNNNNNNNNNNNNNNNNNNNNNNNNNNNNNNNNNNNNNNNNNNNNNNNNNNNNNNNNNNNNNNNNNNNNNNNNNNNNNNNNNNNNNNNNNNNNNNNNNNNNNNNNNNNNNNNNNNNNNNNNNNNNNNNNNNNNNNNNNNNNNNNNNNNNNNNNNNNNNNNNNNNNNNNNNNNNNNNNNNNNNNNNNNNNNNNNNNNNNNNNNNNNNNNNNNNNNNNNNNNNNNNNNNNNNNNNNNNNNNNNNNNNNNNNNNNNNNNNNNNNNNNNNNNNNNNNNNNNNNNNNNNNNNNNNNNNNNNNNNNNNNNNNNNNNNNNNNNNNNNNNNNNNNNNNNNNNNNNNNNNNNNNNNNNNNNNNNNNNNNNNNNNNNNNNNNNNNNNNNNNNNNNNNNNNNNNGGAATCCTAGTTGCATAAACCAAAGCTCCTAACCCGTAAAGCAAACCCATCAAAATCTCATAACCAGTCGTGTGAAGCGCTTCAGGTTGGTCCCAAAAGATGATCAGCTTATGCAGAATCGGAGCTGCACCAGAGAATCCCATTCCAAAAAACAGAGATGCCCTCACGACTCGAAACTCGGGGCTTTGGAAAACAGGCAGTAGAGAGACAAGCACTGTGGCGATACCTAAGATGGTAATGAATCCTAAGTAGAGGTTGCAGAAGAAAGGATCACACATGAAGGAGTAATAGACAGGAGGGTAGAAAGAAGTAGCTATCAGAGCTGCGATTCCAGCGTAATCAAGCCTAAGCATTATGTAGGAGAC
It encodes the following:
- the LOC104727515 gene encoding F-box/kelch-repeat protein At5g49000-like, with the protein product MVHATLKTISIPNNEREKVSDKNLLVSVPTLNSPYISRWGGDLTAVGCNIYQLGNYDPSRVMFMDCRNHTWHKAPSMRVVRWYPNARVLDRKIYIAGGVKDCQSSDWIECFNTKTQIWEHMPSPSANFVQENNLIYNSLAIDGKLYLFGVRSNAVYKTKENRWDEIGLKEKGLSWASNLDYWVIDNIWFSYR
- the LOC104720992 gene encoding glycosyltransferase 6-like, producing the protein MGKYSGTKNSVIFFAGAFTSLTLIWSYFLFFSASSNFAITGLLHDKEPVKKCSGLDMQFDPPEPGFYDDPDLSYSIERSITNWDEKRYQWIESHPSFKPGLENRIVMVTGSQSSPCKNPIGDHLLLRCFKNKVDYARIHGHDIFYSNALLHQKMNSYWAKLPVVKAAMLVHPEAEWIWWVDSDAIFTDMEFKPPLHRYRHHNLVVHGWPNIIYDTQSWTALNAGVFLIRNCQWSMEFIDTWKSMGPVSPDYKKWGPIQRSIFKDKLFPESDDQTALIYLLYKHKELYYPKIYLEAEYYFQGYWIGVVGGFANVTERYLEMERQDDTLRRRHAEKVSERYGAFREERFLKGEFGGRDSRRRAFVTHFTGCQPCSGDHNPIYHGDTCWNEMIRALNFADNQVMRVYGYVHSDLSKTSPLQPLPFDYPNDPW
- the LOC104727516 gene encoding putative F-box/kelch-repeat protein At4g11750, whose amino-acid sequence is MDKEKPPVTVTVTETLLFLMLPNDLLFNCLARVSRLYYPTLSLVCKRFRSLLASLELYETRTLLGFTESCLYVGLPFSHEIQPRWFTLSRRPIQVTTNLKPTRWFAPCFGPFLTNKDKKKSSHQNRLVLVQSRNSPCLDNGLAAVSCNFYLVSDSSSKVMFMDCRSHTWHESSSSMRVARLNPKVTVLDGKIYVVGGTRCCKSSDWIECFDPKTHIWEHVPSPGADICKMNYLFKSLALDGKLYIYADLSRFVVYKPKENRWDRLGLQDVPWGGWALRPSCVIDNVLYGYGWSRKLRWYDMEGKCLRDIKGLRKLPKLPIPYYKVRLLNYGGKIAVWWEKNVRKEKMIWCVEIALEKRNKHEIYGKVEWCDVVLTVPISCDLLNSFVVTKSLDASRAVGVGLAPSEKIGD
- the LOC104720991 gene encoding uncharacterized protein LOC104720991; protein product: MSKKKETKLRKYMKVPINMLVKARDLYVRGMNQLSSHDDLLGSGMGFGMPVCHVSALPRSFSASHSQYSARAEDNRVAQLVRAASARNMNLDTWQGPGPPKLRKAKSSRTSVGNHNHEIETIDETSPLVSFGSKHKKLPRSKSYGVAKYTYALQ